The Drosophila bipectinata strain 14024-0381.07 chromosome 3L, DbipHiC1v2, whole genome shotgun sequence region TCGAACGCCCAGATGTCCTGGCTCCTGCTCTTGCTCTTGCTCCCTTCTTTCGATCTCGATCTCTCCTCTCCATTCCGATCTTACGATAACGGACAATATATAGCTACAACTGCCAGACTGCTGTAGCTGACCGGGGAGGAGTTGTTGGCAACCGGGACACTGGATGCAACTAAGCCTCGGGTAGCGGCTTAAGCTCCTTTATCTGCTTGATCAGGTAGGCCTTCTCGTCGTTGAACTGCTCGTCCTCGGAACGATCCGTGTGAAAGTTGGTGAGGAAATCGACCAGTTTCGATTGGTTGCGCAGCAGGATATCCAGGATGGGCTTCGGCTTGTTGGGATTCGCCACGAACACCTTGAAGACGTGAAACGCCTCAAACTGAATGTTGCGCGACTTCTCCTTGAGCATGTTCATCATCAGCTTGAGGTTCTCCGGTTCGCTGATGTAGCGCGTCATCACCGTAAAGTTGTGCCGGTCCAGTAGCAGTTCACCCAACAGCTTGAGGCTCTGGCGCCGTGTCACATAGTTTTCGGAGTTGAGCAGCCGCTGGTAGTGCTGCGAAAAGAACTTGTCGTAGTTGGCGTCAAGGAACTCGGCGCAGAGCAGCTTGTGGCGCGTCAGTAGCTCCTTGAAGGTGGAAAAGGCATCGCTGGCAATATCGAACGTGGACACCTCAACGTATCGGAAGAATTTGAAGAACTCGTCCGAGTGAAGCATTATCTTGGCCAGCGCCTCATAGCGGGCACATTCGCGCAGCATAGTGCCCGAATTTAAGGCGATTTCCGGATGGGCATCCTCGTATCCCGCCATCAGTGTAAACAGAATTTCCGGTTTCGTGCAGATGTACTCCACTGTTGGCGATCGTGTCCCAATCTGTCGGCGTAGAACATTGTTGAATATCAGCGCCACGTGCTTCTTACCCTCAAAATCGATCCTATGCAGGTTTTGGATGAGCAGAAGCAGCAGGTTGCTGTTATACAGCTCCTGCGACAGCTGGGCAACCACGTAGTCAGCCGGCGGTTCTGCGTCACTGCTACCGTACAGCATGTTCTTAATGGCCACCAGATTCTTGCTGACGTCCTCTTGTGCCTTCTCCGGTTTGCGGTCACCCGCTTCCAGCACACCGATTGCCTCCTTCAGAGCCTTGACCAGCTCCACTGGCGACTTCACCGACTTCCCGAACAGTGGCATTCCGCAGGTTTTGAGTTTTGTGGTGTGGTTTGCTTTTGGTTGCTTTGCTTCGTTTGTCTCGTTCGTTCGTTCGTATCTTTTGTGCCCTGCTGACTTCCTGCTGTTATTCTGCGAATCTCCTGTCTGCTTTTTTGCCTTTCGAGTGTTGCCGTGGAGGTCGAGGTTGTCGTTGTTCAATTACCGAACGAAAAACGATGCTTGGCAATAGTATCACGGTGCAATAttctattattatatattatttcgTCTTTTTCCTCAGTCGCTTCTAGAGATGGCCAACAGTCGATAGTCGGTATAGTGCTGCCAATTGTATAGTCTTCTATGTTTTGGTATTTATCGGTATTTTTTTAGCCAATAAACAAACCATTGGTTTTTCAAACTCCCTTTTATGATGCATCGTAGAAACTCATATTTTAAAGATGAATCATTGGTTGATTCATGAGATGAGAGTTTTTTCAAGGGGATTCACCGATCTACCGCCAACGAAAACTATTGAAATTctttaaatatcgtttttatttCTCATTGAAGTACTTTGTTTTTGATCCTTTTTCGTTTTAGATATTATTCTGTAGCGCATATCAGGCGCTTGGTGTATTATATAAGTTACAGAAATAAATTTTGTGTATATTTGGAGCAATATTTCGCTAGCCCGTTTATCGTTTATTGAAGATATCTTGGGGCATTGAAGTGAAAAGGCAAAATATtagtttataattatttaggTTTGACCGCCCTGTTTATTGTTGTAATGCCCCTCTGTTTgttaattttgaaataaatttattgtatttggtttttttgggaTGCGATTTTATGCGATTCTCGTTTACGTATAAAAGTTGTTTAAAATCcttgaaaatatatatgtatatcagATAATAATTACAGTTGGGTTGTGTAATAGGTCTTAAAAGAAATAGCATTCCATTAAAcataaatcataattttttagTCTTTGCCACTAAACATATTAATTTGAGTTGCAGTAGTTAtcaattattataataatatcttTGGGCTTTGCTACTGAGTACACATAGATCATGATCATAGACATATATGTAATGCTGCGGGCCTTAAAACACACTCTCTTTTCAAAGGACTGGTCTCTCATGCCTGGGCTCCGATTTTGAAGATTGGGGGTAAGGGGGAGTGTGGTCATtcgtatattaattaataataataatttcttgTATAATCATGTATATGTATAGGtataataaaacattttaCGACTagtatatgtaaatatatgtatgtatatgtatatatgcattgcgttttgttttttttttttgtaattactAACATTATTGAGATATTCTATGAATATATTCATTTCAATCTTAAGCCATGTCTTGTGtctttctattttaaaaacaaacgaaGCGCGAATACGTTTGAGGGATCAAGAAGTCTATGTAGAgggggg contains the following coding sequences:
- the Mo25 gene encoding protein Mo25; the protein is MPLFGKSVKSPVELVKALKEAIGVLEAGDRKPEKAQEDVSKNLVAIKNMLYGSSDAEPPADYVVAQLSQELYNSNLLLLLIQNLHRIDFEGKKHVALIFNNVLRRQIGTRSPTVEYICTKPEILFTLMAGYEDAHPEIALNSGTMLRECARYEALAKIMLHSDEFFKFFRYVEVSTFDIASDAFSTFKELLTRHKLLCAEFLDANYDKFFSQHYQRLLNSENYVTRRQSLKLLGELLLDRHNFTVMTRYISEPENLKLMMNMLKEKSRNIQFEAFHVFKVFVANPNKPKPILDILLRNQSKLVDFLTNFHTDRSEDEQFNDEKAYLIKQIKELKPLPEA